A single window of Ptychodera flava strain L36383 chromosome 3 unlocalized genomic scaffold, AS_Pfla_20210202 Scaffold_25__1_contigs__length_14229661_pilon, whole genome shotgun sequence DNA harbors:
- the LOC139125241 gene encoding uncharacterized protein, which translates to MLRVAGEADAMVSIGPSMYDYFENAYRAHEEIISHFLLLPKTGERYNQQRVTQQKDIRQLVILSYGEIRSDIKEVLSEYDGVAAAVHGIASSLKGTGIKHVTWNIVGVAEEHVENVQNHLYTILKSSSVQVNIVPHYSINDLITMLRQCHVCLLSQIKVDYGFLGLESIAIGVPTYLNGQSQLGYYISDFFKDDCNQCLVEGDTAWGEKVMQVATNGMEYKRASKLKDRFTKSGEIEESYARIAALFTEEPIASEGLDVDIALDIHNYFLHQQKLMDQLKALSRQHPIDESRIVTIKTRVQEIDDAVKRFKQLFDLNAKRVANDDGTEVSRIMEREKLGAQETKNLHTKSLGMAVNFLGILYLYRFKSACHNGRFAKAFEPLLITDEMRELAKRFNIPLKLKATYDQQQFDRIDQFFCKRDGLHRLDGQFAQQGVQRKMPAEGDDIHGRLGQMTQFEDVKKGNVGRASDIDILTKDVVEEYGQPGDVDQKPNFEDAVLEASGIPYITDTKLLAFKSDKDQRFVPSAEMYLPTIFNVDNYTALRGDQWDFIQFMVKMTEKIQHILSTRQEILSVLGVREFFVTDTDCDTHDLYGLADQFLKHGRAPLCIKSSAKPYSLSARSLIPYKVSHTLLDKEGQRSLELDQTDWHEALKLVLKYREEDITKLMGNLSIVENRVRQLEGENTAQNQAVQEKRNLELHLKHAKQEVEIVQGLLKTEKEKLKRAEKACSKATLAKNNLEQRLESAEKEVVKVQDMNKKQQSELVGADEKIKSQLVRIKELESKGKQSEIPRVDKSTCTPSLPEETLEQISEVISIGKVMNMVSMC; encoded by the exons ATGCTAAGAGTGGCAGGTGAAGCAGATGCAATGGTGTCCATCGGTCCCAGCATGTATGATTACTTCGAGAATGCATACAGGGCacatgaagaaataatttctcaCTTCTTACTCTTACCGAAGACTGGAGAGAGGTACAACCAACAGCGGGTGACGCAACAGAAGGACATAAGGCAACTCGTTATACTATCCTATGGTGAAATACGCTCCGATATCAAGGAAGTACTGAGTGAGTATGATGGAGTGGCAGCAGCTGTCCATGGTATTGCGTCAAGCCTGAAAGGAACCGGAATCAAACATGTCACATGGAATATAGTTGGTGTCGCGGAAGAACATGTTGAGAATGTACAGAATCACCTATACACAATACTCAAGAGTTCTTCAGTCCAAGTGAACATCGTTCCACACTATTCAATTAACGATTTAATAACAATGCTCCGCCAGTGTCATGTATGTCTTCTTTCACAAATTAAGGTAGACTACGGGTTTCTTGGCTTAGAAAGCATAGCAATAGGTGTGCCTACTTACTTGAATGGGCAATCGCAACTTGGTTACTACATTAGTGACTTCTTCAAAGATGATTGCAATCAATGTCTGGTTGAAGGTGACACGGCGTGGGGTGAAAAGGTAATGCAAGTAGCAACCAATGGGATGGAATACAAGCGTGCTAGTAAGCTAAAGGATAGGTTCACCAAAAGCGGGGAGATAGAGGAGAGCTATGCAAGAATAGCTGCTTTGTTCACTGAAGAGCCAATAGCTTCTGAAG GTCTTGATGTTGACATTGCCTTGGATATCCATAATTATTTCCTGCATCAACAAAAACTGATGGATCAGTTAAAGGCGCTATCAAGGCAGCATCCAATAGATGAATCCAGGATTGTGACAATAAAGACAAGGGTACAGGAAATAGATGATGCAGTGAAAAGATTCAAACAGCTTTTTGATCTAAATGCAAAGAGAGTAGCAAATGATGACGGCACGGAAGTCAGTAGAATAATGGAAAGGGAAAAGCTGGGGGCCCAAGAAACCAAAAACCTTCATACGAAATCCCTTGGAATGGCAGTCAATTTCCTTGGCATACTCTACCTCtacagattcaagtcagccTGTCACAATGGTAGATTTGCCAAGGCATTTGAACCATTGCTGATAACTGATGAGATGAGAGAGCTGGCTAAGAGATTCAACATTCCACTGAAACTCAAAGCCACCTATGACCAGCAACAGTTTGATAGGATCGACCAATTTTTCTGTAAAC GAGATGGATTGCATAGACTTGATGGTCAGTTTGCTCAGCAAGGTGTCCAAAGGAAGATGCCAGCTGAAGGTGATGACATCCATGGACGTTTGGGCCAGATGACACAatttgaagatgtgaaaaaagGAAATGTGGGCAGGGCGTCAGACATTGATATCCTTACGAAGGATGTTGTTGAAGAG TACGGACAGCCAGGTGACGTTGACCAGAAACCAAACTTTGAAGATGCAGTACTCGAGGCTAGTGGCATACCTTATATTACAG atACTAAACTACTTGCCTTCAAATCTGACAAGGACCAAAGATTCGTTCCATCAGCTGAGATGTACCTACCTACCATATTCAATGTTGACAACTACACAGCACTGAGAGGAGATCAGTGGGACTTCATACAATTCATGGTTAAGATGACAGAGAAGATTCAACACATCCTATCCACCAGACAGGAGATCTTGTCAGTGCTGGGAGTTAGAGAGTTCTTTGTCACTGACACTGACTGTGATACACATGATTTGTATG GTCTGGCAGATCAATTTCTCAAACATGGCAGAGCACCACTGTGTATCAAATCATCAGCTAAACCCTATAGTCTGAGTGCTAGGAGTTTGATTCCATATAAAGTCAGTCACACACTGCTAGAtaaggaaggtcaaaggtcattagaGTTAGACCAGACAGACTGGCACGAAGCATTAAAACTTGTACTGAAATATAGGGAAGAAGATATCACTAAATTAATGGGAAATTTATCAATAGTAGAAAACAGGGTAAGGCAGCTAGAGGGTGAAAATACAGCACAGAACCAAGCTGTGCAAGAAAAGAGAAATCTAGAGTTGCATCTGAAACATGCTAAACAGGAAGTAGAAATTGTACAGGGTCTGTTGaagacagagaaagaaaaacttaaaAGAGCAGAAAAAGCATGTTCAAAAGCTACTTTGGCAAAAAACAACCTAGAACAACGACTTGAGAGCGCAGAAAAAGAAGTAGTAAAAGTACAAGATATGAACAAAAAACAGCAATCTGAGCTTGTGGGGGcagatgaaaaaataaaaagtcagCTTGTGAGAATTAAAGAATTAGAATCCAAAGGTAAACAAAGTGAGATTCCCAGAGTAGATAAGAGTACATGTACACCATCATTGCCTGAGGAGACTCTGGAACAGATATCAGAAGTCATATCAATAGGTAAGGTGATGAATATGGTGTCAATGTGTTAG